A region of Vitis riparia cultivar Riparia Gloire de Montpellier isolate 1030 chromosome 1, EGFV_Vit.rip_1.0, whole genome shotgun sequence DNA encodes the following proteins:
- the LOC117924700 gene encoding probable arabinosyltransferase ARAD1 isoform X3: MVGKATISVLILALLLLTTSIFIATVDLRSYLYPILSPRPGGRFPCSTGGGPLMVYMYDLPRRFHVGMLRRRSPVDESPVTGENLPPWPSNSGLKKQHSVEYWMMASLLYDGGGGNETREAVRVWDPEMADAFFVPFFSSLSFNTHGHNMTDPDTEFDRQLQIDILKILRESKYWQRSGGRDHVIPMHHPNAFRFFREQEGIVRAKLAKLLAGYDDVIYEQSFASGANIKAVCTILIDLSTQGMRSSKFCLHPAGDTPSSCRLFDAIMSHCVPVIVSDQIELPYEDEIDYTQFSIFFSDKEALEPGYMIGQLRQIPKERWVEMWRHLKYISHHYEFQYPPKKGDAIDMLWRQVKHKLPRANLDVHRSRRLKVPDWWDHRR; the protein is encoded by the exons ATGGTCGGAAAAGCAACAATTTCTGTGCTTATCTTGGCTCTCCTCCTTCTCACCACCTCCATCTTCATCGCCACCGTTGATCTCCGATCCTACTTGTACCCCATTCTATCTCCAAGGCCGGGTGGCCGCTTTCCATGTTCAACGGGAGGAGGTCCTCTCATGGTCTACATGTACGATCTCCCCCGGCGGTTCCACGTCGGGATGTTGCGGCGTCGGAGCCCGGTAGATGAGTCGCCGGTGACGGGGGAGAATTTGCCGCCGTGGCCGTCGAATTCTGGACTGAAGAAGCAGCACAGTGTGGAGTATTGGATGATGGCTTCGCTTCTGTACGATGGGGGTGGCGGGAATGAGACCAGAGAGGCGGTTAGGGTTTGGGATCCGGAGATGGCTGATGCGTTCTTTGTGCCCTTTTTTTCGTCGTTGAGTTTCAATACTCATGGGCATAATATGACAGATCCGGATACGGAGTTCGATCGGCAATTGCAG ATTGACATACTAAAGATTTTGAGGGAATCCAAGTACTGGCAGAGATCTGGAGGCAGGGACCATGTGATTCCCATGCATCATCCGAATGCTTTCAGATTTTTTCGGGAACAG GAAGGAATTGTTCGTGCTAAACTGGCTAAGTTGTTAGCTGGGTATGATGATGTCATATATGAACAGAGCTTTGCATCGGGAGCAAATATAAAAGCGGTATGTACAATATTAATAGACTTG TCCACTCAAGGGATGCGATCATCGAAGTTTTGTCTGCATCCAGCAGGAGACACCCCTTCATCTTGCCGCCTGTTTGATGCTATTATGAGCCACTGCGTTCCGGTGATTGTGAGCGACCAAATTGAGCTCCCCTATGAGGATGAGATTGACTACACACAGTTCTCAATTTTCTTCTCTGATAAAGAGGCATTGGAACCAGGTTACATGATAGGACAGCTCCGGCAAATTCCCAAAGAGAGATGGGTTGAAATGTGGAGGCATCTCAAGTACATCTCCCATCACTATGAATTCCAGTACCCCCCAAAGAAAGGAGACGCTATTGATATGCTATGGAGACAGGTAAAGCACAAGCTTCCCAGGGCCAACCTTGATGTACATAGAAGCCGAAGGTTGAAAGttccagactggtgggaccaCAGGAGATAG
- the LOC117924700 gene encoding probable arabinosyltransferase ARAD1 isoform X1 → MVGKATISVLILALLLLTTSIFIATVDLRSYLYPILSPRPGGRFPCSTGGGPLMVYMYDLPRRFHVGMLRRRSPVDESPVTGENLPPWPSNSGLKKQHSVEYWMMASLLYDGGGGNETREAVRVWDPEMADAFFVPFFSSLSFNTHGHNMTDPDTEFDRQLQIDILKILRESKYWQRSGGRDHVIPMHHPNAFRFFREQVNTSILIVADFGRYPKEISNLRKDVVAPYVHVVDSFTDDNSPDPYESRTTLLFFRGRTIRKDEGIVRAKLAKLLAGYDDVIYEQSFASGANIKAVCTILIDLSTQGMRSSKFCLHPAGDTPSSCRLFDAIMSHCVPVIVSDQIELPYEDEIDYTQFSIFFSDKEALEPGYMIGQLRQIPKERWVEMWRHLKYISHHYEFQYPPKKGDAIDMLWRQVKHKLPRANLDVHRSRRLKVPDWWDHRR, encoded by the exons ATGGTCGGAAAAGCAACAATTTCTGTGCTTATCTTGGCTCTCCTCCTTCTCACCACCTCCATCTTCATCGCCACCGTTGATCTCCGATCCTACTTGTACCCCATTCTATCTCCAAGGCCGGGTGGCCGCTTTCCATGTTCAACGGGAGGAGGTCCTCTCATGGTCTACATGTACGATCTCCCCCGGCGGTTCCACGTCGGGATGTTGCGGCGTCGGAGCCCGGTAGATGAGTCGCCGGTGACGGGGGAGAATTTGCCGCCGTGGCCGTCGAATTCTGGACTGAAGAAGCAGCACAGTGTGGAGTATTGGATGATGGCTTCGCTTCTGTACGATGGGGGTGGCGGGAATGAGACCAGAGAGGCGGTTAGGGTTTGGGATCCGGAGATGGCTGATGCGTTCTTTGTGCCCTTTTTTTCGTCGTTGAGTTTCAATACTCATGGGCATAATATGACAGATCCGGATACGGAGTTCGATCGGCAATTGCAG ATTGACATACTAAAGATTTTGAGGGAATCCAAGTACTGGCAGAGATCTGGAGGCAGGGACCATGTGATTCCCATGCATCATCCGAATGCTTTCAGATTTTTTCGGGAACAGGTGAACACATCTATTCTTATTGTTGCAGATTTTGGACGCTATCCTAAAGAGATATCAAACCTGAGGAAAGATGTGGTGGCCCCTTATGTGCACGTGGTTGATTCCTTTACAGATGATAATTCTCCAGACCCGTATGAGTCCCGCACCACACTTTTATTCTTCAGGGGGAGGACAATCAGGAAAGAT GAAGGAATTGTTCGTGCTAAACTGGCTAAGTTGTTAGCTGGGTATGATGATGTCATATATGAACAGAGCTTTGCATCGGGAGCAAATATAAAAGCGGTATGTACAATATTAATAGACTTG TCCACTCAAGGGATGCGATCATCGAAGTTTTGTCTGCATCCAGCAGGAGACACCCCTTCATCTTGCCGCCTGTTTGATGCTATTATGAGCCACTGCGTTCCGGTGATTGTGAGCGACCAAATTGAGCTCCCCTATGAGGATGAGATTGACTACACACAGTTCTCAATTTTCTTCTCTGATAAAGAGGCATTGGAACCAGGTTACATGATAGGACAGCTCCGGCAAATTCCCAAAGAGAGATGGGTTGAAATGTGGAGGCATCTCAAGTACATCTCCCATCACTATGAATTCCAGTACCCCCCAAAGAAAGGAGACGCTATTGATATGCTATGGAGACAGGTAAAGCACAAGCTTCCCAGGGCCAACCTTGATGTACATAGAAGCCGAAGGTTGAAAGttccagactggtgggaccaCAGGAGATAG
- the LOC117924700 gene encoding probable arabinosyltransferase ARAD1 isoform X2, which produces MVGKATISVLILALLLLTTSIFIATVDLRSYLYPILSPRPGGRFPCSTGGGPLMVYMYDLPRRFHVGMLRRRSPVDESPVTGENLPPWPSNSGLKKQHSVEYWMMASLLYDGGGGNETREAVRVWDPEMADAFFVPFFSSLSFNTHGHNMTDPDTEFDRQLQIDILKILRESKYWQRSGGRDHVIPMHHPNAFRFFREQVNTSILIVADFGRYPKEISNLRKDVVAPYVHVVDSFTDDNSPDPYESRTTLLFFRGRTIRKDEGIVRAKLAKLLAGYDDVIYEQSFASGANIKASTQGMRSSKFCLHPAGDTPSSCRLFDAIMSHCVPVIVSDQIELPYEDEIDYTQFSIFFSDKEALEPGYMIGQLRQIPKERWVEMWRHLKYISHHYEFQYPPKKGDAIDMLWRQVKHKLPRANLDVHRSRRLKVPDWWDHRR; this is translated from the exons ATGGTCGGAAAAGCAACAATTTCTGTGCTTATCTTGGCTCTCCTCCTTCTCACCACCTCCATCTTCATCGCCACCGTTGATCTCCGATCCTACTTGTACCCCATTCTATCTCCAAGGCCGGGTGGCCGCTTTCCATGTTCAACGGGAGGAGGTCCTCTCATGGTCTACATGTACGATCTCCCCCGGCGGTTCCACGTCGGGATGTTGCGGCGTCGGAGCCCGGTAGATGAGTCGCCGGTGACGGGGGAGAATTTGCCGCCGTGGCCGTCGAATTCTGGACTGAAGAAGCAGCACAGTGTGGAGTATTGGATGATGGCTTCGCTTCTGTACGATGGGGGTGGCGGGAATGAGACCAGAGAGGCGGTTAGGGTTTGGGATCCGGAGATGGCTGATGCGTTCTTTGTGCCCTTTTTTTCGTCGTTGAGTTTCAATACTCATGGGCATAATATGACAGATCCGGATACGGAGTTCGATCGGCAATTGCAG ATTGACATACTAAAGATTTTGAGGGAATCCAAGTACTGGCAGAGATCTGGAGGCAGGGACCATGTGATTCCCATGCATCATCCGAATGCTTTCAGATTTTTTCGGGAACAGGTGAACACATCTATTCTTATTGTTGCAGATTTTGGACGCTATCCTAAAGAGATATCAAACCTGAGGAAAGATGTGGTGGCCCCTTATGTGCACGTGGTTGATTCCTTTACAGATGATAATTCTCCAGACCCGTATGAGTCCCGCACCACACTTTTATTCTTCAGGGGGAGGACAATCAGGAAAGAT GAAGGAATTGTTCGTGCTAAACTGGCTAAGTTGTTAGCTGGGTATGATGATGTCATATATGAACAGAGCTTTGCATCGGGAGCAAATATAAAAGCG TCCACTCAAGGGATGCGATCATCGAAGTTTTGTCTGCATCCAGCAGGAGACACCCCTTCATCTTGCCGCCTGTTTGATGCTATTATGAGCCACTGCGTTCCGGTGATTGTGAGCGACCAAATTGAGCTCCCCTATGAGGATGAGATTGACTACACACAGTTCTCAATTTTCTTCTCTGATAAAGAGGCATTGGAACCAGGTTACATGATAGGACAGCTCCGGCAAATTCCCAAAGAGAGATGGGTTGAAATGTGGAGGCATCTCAAGTACATCTCCCATCACTATGAATTCCAGTACCCCCCAAAGAAAGGAGACGCTATTGATATGCTATGGAGACAGGTAAAGCACAAGCTTCCCAGGGCCAACCTTGATGTACATAGAAGCCGAAGGTTGAAAGttccagactggtgggaccaCAGGAGATAG